From the genome of Cydia pomonella isolate Wapato2018A chromosome 1, ilCydPomo1, whole genome shotgun sequence:
TAACTAcgctttattacattttttttggaaTTCACTCATAAACTGTACATTGCGACATTATAGATATAGACCAATTCGATCATAAACTCTTAGGTGCTACGGGTATGTAGGGAACACGTGCTATCGACGGCTAAAGTCACAGACTGGCTTATAGTTAAGAGGCTTGCAACTTTAGGTATTCGTGGCTAAAGTTGCAGATCTCTAATGTGCCTTCAacagacttgtttttttttatgtctgacTATAATCTGAgggatgaatatttatttaggtcATACTAAACAACTATTACTATGGAGCCAAACCtgaaaacacaaaaaaactattgtcTCATACATGTCGGCGTATCACATGTCAATGTTTTTTCGTAGcaacagaattttttttttcgtgattttggggttgcctccatagtaaaagttgtttatcatgacctacatattcagtATATTATTCAGAGTATGATCAGACATAAAGAAATCACATCTAATCAAATTAAGGAGTTACGAGGCTTCGATTTTAGCCGACGCTATTTACCTTTTTAACTAAACTTTGGCGTTGGCGTCGATGTAGACGGAGGAggacataatttaattttgccaatttattttatacttaaatagacttgaattagaaaacaatattacttaattaaaagtGTCAGTTTCTTTCTTTTCGTTTGCAATCCTTTTTGACTATTTTTGCGactttcaaataaatatttggcatCTGATATTTAGGTAATCTAGTCCTTgtgaaaataaaatgacatcaaataataagttaataaatagttaattttcTTGTAATGTCGATTATAATATTGACATCGACTTATAGGGAGCGTGTATGAACTATAGACGGCAGAGCAGAAGCCCCCTATTCATTGGCGCGAAGCATTATGTCAAGtttccatttttagatttaagccactATGGCAGACCTTACTATGCGAAATAGAGCCAGCGTGAAGTATAAGGGGCAACCCCGGCTTAGAAGCGTGGATTTTTTTCGCTACCGATTCAggtcacgagatggcagaccGTCTAACACGCACGGTTTCTATAGTAAGTTTCATTGGTCTCCTTGCACTTTTTAAACGTGGAACCAAACTGCATCCGTCAAAACGGGATATGAAAATAACTGCATAAATTAAAGTTTGCGGCGCGTCACATTTTCCGTTCCACAAGACTGACATGAAAACAGTAGGTTCACCTGAATGTCAATATGTCGGGGGAACCGACGCACGTCCCGGGACGGAAATTTAAATACTAAGGTATCTGCACCAAATAATAccaacgttttttttaaatgttattagttttattgTTTAATATGAACTTGCTGTTTTGTCTATGGTACTATTAAGTGGACATGCACACAAAATTTGAAACCATTGACAGTTATAAaagtatacaattttaaatgttttagaaCCGGGCCTTATTTGGTACAGGTATCATACTTGCTTAGAATGCTGCAACCATTCGTCGTTTAGccgattatatttaaaaaatccgaaGTTCAAGTCTCAATATATAACAGAACAATGTGATTGACAAAGTAAAACAATGCATGATATGCAGTTTGCGGATATTATGAAAGATATCTGCAAAAAAATTGTGATTCGCTCTGAACGCCTAGTCGTTCACTTTACTTTAGCGTAAAGTTAGCTATGCCTTTACAGTAGGCGCTAGACAATTTTGATAGGAAGGTACCTAGAggcagaccaagctaagttggcagcgattttgatagcccggcctgtgcaagtgttaagtaaatggCATAAGTTCATAgaagtttacttttaaaataacacttgcattgtttgggctgtcaaaatcgctgccaacttgtcttggtctgactctactctAAAATTTCTCGTCTGACTAAAATTTTCCGGTGACCAGGAATCAATTTTTCTAATCCAGGCGATCACATTTATGTAACACAACTGAGTTCTTTTTTTGGCATAtctaatttttatatttcaaaattgtCACTCTACCGATTGTTTAGTTTAGACTAAAGAGTTTAAAACCTCTTTCCAAAGTAACAGCCGTAAAAAACTAAAGACAATTCATCGTAcgtttttaaagtttataaacAAGTAAACGTTAGCATGACTAGACGATTTTGGATTTGCGTTTAATAGAAAACTATATTTTCTATACCTATTTggtgtatgtacagtcagcatcaaaagtaacggatgaaacaacgcgccaaaaggatctgatattccggataacttttccaaatatagataaatctctaaaattcacgttcaaaactatatctttttcagtctaaattgttctacatatagaaccatccctttttgttaagctgttagagAATGGTAGTAATACTTTTGAGGCGTTTTTTCatccgctatttttgatgctgactgtacctataggtAATGTTGTCAATCTCACCTCAATacattttggtttatttttaaacataaacgaaccacaataaaacatactagggtgcgtagacaagagcTAATCGTTAACGTCTATCTGTCGCATTAATATGGAAGTGTGATAGaaagagataactacgctacgttacggagcgtgaacgattggcatgttgtctacgcaccctgtaACTTTGCTGTCGTACAAAATTGCATGCAACATTACAACTAGGTTTTAAGCGACCCATTTCTCCGTCAGGAAATGTCTTCATGGCTACCATGGGCATCTCAGACATGCTCACATCCATGGTCATCCTCCTGACATCCGTGTATGTGCTATATCACAAGATTACTCGTATTTCCGCGGCCAGTCACGCCCGGCTAGTGACGGAAGCTGCGACATACAGCTGCAGCATTTTGTTCGTGGTAAGTTTTAACCAGGTTTTTTGTCGACAGGATATGTGTTCATGGCGTGCTTAGGCATGTCGGACTTGGTCATATCCACGTCCGTGCTGCCCACGGCAACGGTGGTGCTGCTGTCCGGCGAGTGGGACACGGATCCGGTGTGCTACGCGCTCCAGTTCGTGACTGAGGCTGGAACGTACAGCTACAGTCTTTTCTTCATGGTGAGTATCTTATATGTGTGTGTTTCTGTTAAGAATCTCTTTGTGTCAATCTCAATCGACATCGATTTAATGATCTCTACAATCATCACCGATTATCGTGTGCGATTTGTGATACATTGAGGTTATTGATCGATCGATTGGATTCATTGCCCCTACTTAGCCGGAAAGCATCTTATATCCCATGATGTTTATTGCAACAACCCTTAACTGTAGATACTTTCACTTTAATACAATAGCTTTGCGTAAAAATATTGAacaatatgtacttatataaatgTAGGTAAGCTGTATAAGAAGTAGATTTCTTACGATACTACGATCCATTTTGTTAACAGACGAAAAAAAATGCTCAAGTAATTCCGTATTCAACGAAAGTCATTATAGGGCATATACAATTTCACTGCATCTTATTGAATAGTGACAaccaataatatattaaattagaatTGGTGGACATTGTACCACAACTTTTTTGTTATCTACTCGCACATGTacttaaataaagttaaaaatgtaaGCGACTTCTGACGTTTGATTTTCATGGAACATAGTTCCAAGACGTAAATCATCTTTTCTTGCACAGATGTCTGCGATAGAGTCCTACTACCGACTCTGCAAAGCTACATCGGACTACGAATTCCTAATCTCAATGAGGATCGGCCTCTTCACTGTCATCCTCTTTACGATCACGTTCCTCACCGCCGCCGTCGGGGTCTACATGGAATTGGACTATGACTACTGCCATCGCAGCCACGCAGGCAACTTCATCTTCAGGGTTACTACATCTGTCATATTTTACGTTATTCCATTTGTCGTTATTTTCTTCTGCCTCGCGAACAACGCTTGCCGAATTAGAAACAAAGCTAGAAAACATAACCATTACAAACGCAGCTTACAGTACGAGACGGAAACAACTACTAACAATCTCAACATTATGGCTTATTTCTTGTTTGTCGCAGCTTGGGTCCCCTACCTGGTCGTTGTCTATCTGTATCCCGACACCACTGACTCAAAATACTATCATAGCGTTTGGATCGGCATTTTCCGATCTGTGGTTACAAGCTTTCTCTACGGATCGATGGACAGAAATTTCAGGCGCGCGTTTGCTCATTTGTTCAATTATTGCTGCTGCAAGAGCACCCTTTCCGGGTCCTTCGCCAGTCGACACAGGCGCGCTTTGGAGTGCAAGGCTGTAGGAGATGTGAGGGTGCACATCATGCACCAGGCTATGAATGCCAACAGCCCTCAGCGAGGAGCGTCGTCGTCCCGGGAGACGCAAGAATTATGATGCCTCTAAGCTAATTTCGTCGACGGCTTGAGAGGGTGGTCATCTTTACTTTGGATAGGTTTTGACAAGTGTCGAGCTCTGGGCTTGACGTAAAAGGGCTTTAAAATTGAACCGTGACCACCCACTACATCAGGGCTTCACTATACTCGCCTGATACTACTTTGTTGCTTTTTTTTCGCATTTAACTTTAATGGGTAATTGTAGAACAAAGTGAGAAACATTAacgcaagcaagggattttttataaaaatgtacatataaaaaacaaactaaaaaaaatagaatggtATACCCATTGTATTAACTTGTAAATACTTTACGAATTCAGAAACATTAACCATGAATGGTTCTAAGAGCTTCAAATGTTGAATCTATATATGTTTAATAGATAATACATGTTAGGATAATATGCGCCACGTTTCCTGTTTCTGTTGTTAAGTATTTGAAACaactaaaaaaagaattatCGTTTTAATATTTGACAAATATAAAACGTAATAAGTTTACCTAACCTAAACCTACCACACAAAAAAATCCATTTCAATTTGATATGATATGCAGCCGCGGTATCATGGTCtcgtttttatcacttgtcatgttatgcgtcactttcgcacttacatacttgttagaacgtgacaggcatggtgacaaatgacaaaaagccgaccatctcaGCCCTACAGGTAGttaaatttcttttgttttaaaatcgaacgaTACATAcgaaatgcaactctgttccatttgAAAACGGTTTAGATTGTATTGAAGTACATAATTAGTACTACGGGTGTAGTACTGTGGCCGGAAGGCCTCAGGAGGTTGATTTGTTGACTTTTATAAATCTCTTCGGCGCGtgtgtaaacaataaataatcaatCTTTACGGTCAATGACTACTTCTAAAAAGACTCAACTCATTTTCTGACGTATTTgtgtaaatatacttatattttcttGGGAACTAATATGGATATTGtacttttgtaaatatgtactGCTAAGTTAAGACTGAACACAGTCCTTCAAAAATTAAACTTTCTTGAAGAGAGATTTTGTATtccaatttataattttaaatataagttttataaaactGTACCTTAAAAAGCATAACCCTGATCGATATAGTTTAAATtcaggtacctatataataactTTTTGTACTAAACTTTGTTTTCCGAGCTCGTACACAAACCTTAAATGCTTCATTGTTAACAATTTTGGTACCTTGGTACACATTAGGTACCAATAATGTACAGAATGCAGTTGCGTGGAATACTTCAATCAACAATTCTcttaaaatagggaatattattttattaaatacgttATACGTCCCAGATAAATTTGATGTGTCatttataagtacatacatatatacactaactgaatattattacaaacttaaaaactgtattactTCATAAGATTTAGTCAATGTTAGCTGAACAAAAtagtatctataaaaaaactttaaataaaaaagttatttttacgtGTACATATACTTAAGcgatcacataaaaaaaatacattaatatatttaaacatcACTAGGTAATCCTTCAAGGTTTCTAACGTAGTATAGGGGCCAATTTGATTCGGCAGAATGATGTATCATGACATGGCTAAAGTAAATTTAACCCAGAATTGCATGTGAACCAAATGTAACTTAACATGTTATACTAGTTATACAAAAAACTCTCGTCCACTCCTGTTACATATGAAAACATTCTTActtgtaataaatgtaataaacacAATTAAAGCGGTAGCTTCTTTTTATCTCCATGTATTAGAAAACTAAGTGTATTTACGCATAAGTTAATTACTGTACATACTTACTGCAAAAGTCAGCAAGACGTACTTAAATGgtatattgtttattaaaacaacttaccacaaaaaaaatgttgtttcctTAAAAACTTAGGTATATTTTGCAATGGTTACTGTATTgatgttaatttgataaaaaaatataaaaagagctttaaaaatacaataaacacaCTTCATTAAAATAGTGGTACTTAATTCTTAATGGATGTCCATATAACTATATAAGCAAAAAACTTGTCACTCTGTTcacgtttttttgtatttttttaattcaaattattcaaataaaactttttacttAAATCAGGAACaggtatttacaaatatatatatatatttttataaggacttaaatattaaatgccTACCGACTTTGTATAAATGAtgtaaataggtactaaactattgaaattaaaagtGAGCGATTTATTTGTGATGTAATCATTAACATATATCTAACACGGCACGGGCCTTACAgccactaagaatggtgctagttcagtggagtcactcacgaattcgagccaatcgtgcagtctaacgcaactagttgcgaccaatcgcgcgcgtgatgcgaacttatcaaccaatcgcgttagactgcacgattggctcgaattcgtgtgcgtgacaccgctgtactggccccattcttattgcccgtaaggcccgtcagTCAGATATATGTCATTTATGTGCACGGAAGTAATACCACCcaagtttgtaaaaaaatagataatataAAGCCACTTTAAAACATTGTCGTTATAGTTGTTATATGTTATATACTAAGtacatgttttaattaagtCAATGTAGTCCTTTTTGAGTTTTTTAGATTCCACTTTTCAATCTACAACAAAAACGGCTACctaccaccagttttgacattgacatattcgctcacATCTACGTAAATTAGGTACGTTATATGCTTACATCTCGCTCATAATGTctaagtacgagcgagatgcatagaaagtaagttacgtagacgtgagcgaatatgtcaatgtcaaaactggtggtagccgtactgaaGTTAAATATATTTGCATTCATTTTATTAGGCATGTCGCATTAGTAGGCACATCACCATCATGAATAAAAGAGTGAGAACAGAACTACTATGTATAGTCAAAAGtattaatttgtgacccattttgTACCctatcacagtgacaaacaacctGAAGGTCGCTAGAGTATACTACTGTTACTGTGATAAGATACGAAATGGggcacaaattaaatcttttgactgtactaATAAAAGTGGTTATATTATCATTACTTATTATACGTTAGctaaaatttgttttatatagctataaataatagcaaGTCTATTTAGCACAAAATGTGAAATATAGTTAGCACAAAATGTGAAATATAGTTAGCACAGCCTGTGAAGTATACAGTATTACAGAAGGTGtatattttttggatattttgaaGTTAATTtgttatagtttatttattaaggctttaaagttttttttattatgtataagacTAATTTTATCACGTTAAATTACGGTTACATAGTTCATATTTAATGTTTTCTAGGTGTTCATAATATAACGGTATGTTTATGTGTTACTACTATGGTTAACTAGATGTTTAGTTGCCTGTTACTTTCGATATACgccaaatataatacatagtCCTTTAATGTATCTAATATTCATAGACATTAACCAGATAAAAATAACTTGCGTTGCTTGGGAAATATCTGCATCAAATGCCTAAGAAAAATCAAAACTTTTCGGAAATAAACTGTTAATGACTATTTCAAGTCTGattaataaaagatttttttatctatttatttttgaaagattttaaatacatatatctcttatatttttgtaaatcatcaaatttataattataacctgCCATATTACGCGGCGCAGTTTTGTGTCCTGGCGTAAATTGTTGTATAATATTCAGATATAACTTACAATTTTACTCGTAATAAAAATACAGCTTTATACCATATATTCAGACAGCAACAAAAGATCTAGATGTTCTTACCTATTGAGCTATTGAATTAGATTTTAGACGTTTACatactttataaattataaatatggtACGCAGCCGATGTCCACCGCACAAATGCTTTAActgttaatattaatatgtgTCATTCTTATTATAATCAtgacaattaataaatatttaagtacttataggtatacagtatgtatctgaacgcaatgcaattactcaaacaaaaaaaaaattgtctctcctaaaggaaatttcaacatcagaccagcaaaatgtatgaaacaaccagatttttttcgcaatttcaggacccatagtaaaagttgctcagtatgaccaaATAATAACGGGtttaagtaattgctttacgttcagatacatGCTGTGTAAATCAACCATCCgtaaaaataagtgttcatacccaaaaaaaaacctaaaagtTGAGACTTCTTACAAAACATCGCAATGATAAATATCCGCTGGTTTttgtttcctttgttttttgttaGTGTCCTTCAATTTTGCTTTCCATTGTCCCGTCAGGAATGGGGGATGTTCAACACATGTGTTCGAATACTGACTACTTTACTGactattaacaattataatctCCAAGAACCAGATTGACtgttaaaaaaacataagttagtTAACTATTTTTACGATAAGTCTCTTCAACCGAATTACATATGTACATCTGTCAATGTTCTCTGCACAATAGCTATATTCCTTACTCAGTAGTTAATCCCTTTCCATGTTAACTGTTCGTATCTGTGTcccattaaatataaatttccaATGAATTTAACCTGCCTTTATCTAAGGTTATCGCTCActaaggaataaaaaaaaaatactattaaaattatgactagattgtaaaattaaaattgatttgAAAGATACCAATTCTAAGACGTCCTGTTATTTTCAGTATAGTgtccgtgtcatccacgatgacgcgcagatttgtcaaatctaacctttaataacatgataatacgagtcaaagcacgcgtcttcgtgaatgacacgatctatattcaGGCCTTTAAAGTAGCCTCAGATAAAAAGTTAGTCAGGTCATGAGTTCTGTCACAGAGGTTttagcatttaataaaaaaaagtttgccatattttaaaagcttgttttatattaATCACAAGTTTGTACTTTAGCG
Proteins encoded in this window:
- the LOC133520883 gene encoding melatonin receptor type 1A-like; its protein translation is MYWFDEMSRIVTNLSRVYSPVILSNEWPKLGRLLFTLLCSVLGVSMNGFFVASFFVEPGLNKIGYVFMACLGMSDLVISTSVLPTATVVLLSGEWDTDPVCYALQFVTEAGTYSYSLFFMMSAIESYYRLCKATSDYEFLISMRIGLFTVILFTITFLTAAVGVYMELDYDYCHRSHAGNFIFRVTTSVIFYVIPFVVIFFCLANNACRIRNKARKHNHYKRSLQYETETTTNNLNIMAYFLFVAAWVPYLVVVYLYPDTTDSKYYHSVWIGIFRSVVTSFLYGSMDRNFRRAFAHLFNYCCCKSTLSGSFASRHRRALECKAVGDVRVHIMHQAMNANSPQRGASSSRETQEL